In Granulicella mallensis MP5ACTX8, the sequence ACGACCTGCTGGCGTGGTCGCTGCTCGCCCTGGCTCTCAACCTGACGCACAGCCAGCAACCGGACCACAACCTTGCAGCCACGGGACTTCGGCTGCTTGCCTTGCTGGCCTATCTCGCGGTCATGCTACTTCTGGTGCGACCGCTCGCGAAGCGGCTGCTGGTCAGGAGCTCCAGCCCGCGCATAGCGTTCTGGCTACCCGGAGCCGTGGCCTTCGCCTTCCTCAGCGCCCGCATTACGGAGGCTCTCGGAGTGCATGCCTTCTTCGGCGCGTTTCTCGCCGGCATCTGCATCCCCCTCACCTCCAGCGATGCCGCACCACTGGAGCAGGCCTTCCGAAAGACATTCCGGCCCATCACCTGGATAGCCCTCCCGGTCTTCTTTGCCATGACCGGTCTGCGCATGCAGCCGGGAACGTTCTCTCTCGGCAGCATGGAGTGGTTCGCGCTAATTCTGGTGCTCGCCGTCACCGGCAAGATCGGAGGAGCGATCTTCGCCGCCCGGGCCACGGGCATGCAGTGGAAGATGTCCACGCAGATCGGCATCCTGCTGAACACCCGTGGCCTCGTCGAGCTGATCGTGCTGAACGTCGGCTACAAGGAGGGGGTTCTCACCCCGCTCCTCTTCACCCTCTTCGTCCTCATGGCCCTCGTGACGACGGCCATGACCGTTCCGCTGCTGGATCTCTCCGAGCGCTGGGGTGGGAATGACCGGCCGCTGGAGGCGTTCGACGATGCGCTACACCACAGCAGGCGATCCAAACCATCTCGTTAGCGCATCAGCAAGACCCACCAGGGTTCCCTCCCCCACCCAGCCCACATATCCGTCAGGCCGAACCAAAACGGCAGCTGGAGCCGTGACCACCCCGATTGCCGGAAGCTCCCATGCACCCACGTATTTGGCATCGACCATCTGAACGCGATCCGTCCAGAGAGTGAGGTCGAAGCCACCTGGCTCACCGAGGTTGAGCAACACCGGTCGAGCCTTATGCAGCAGGGTGAAGACCCTCCGTGGGCCGTCGGCTGTCACCAGGTCGAGATCGGGCATGCGGCGTCCGAGCAGCGGGTGCCCCTCGCCGAGGTCGTAACGAACGCCCAAGCCGGACATCTCCGCGACGACTCGTCTGCGCGACTCCTCCGTCCCGAGGAGTTCGGAGACGATGGTACCCAGGGCCTTGGTGCGATCGTCCGAACACCGCAGCGCGCTCTGCGCCATCGTGTTGAGTAATACGCGGGCAGCAACCGGATGGCGCTCTGCGTAATAGGTATCCAGAAGCTCTTCCGGCGATGTCCGCTTAACCACCTGGGCCAGTTTCCATCCCAGATTCACCGCATCCTGCACGCCGATGTTGAGGCCCTGTCCTCCCATCGGAGGATGCACATGCGCGGCGTCACCCGCCAGAAGCACCCTCCGGTCGCGATAGGCCGCCGCCTGCCGTGTCATGTCGGTGAACCGGGAGACCGAGACAGGACTGTGAATCCCATAGTCGGTTCCGTAGACGGCGATGAGAGCCTCGCTGACATCGCGCAGGGTGGGTTCGTTGTCGAGCCGCAACTGCGGTTCGACCAGCACGACCCGGACCGTCCCGCCCTCGCCTTTGCCGATCGCATGGGTGCCGACCGCATCCTCGTGAAATCCCCACTTTGGCTCCGCAGCCATCCTGGCTTCGGCGAGCAGCCAGCTCGTCGTCGGGTCCCACCCGGGGAACTCGATACCGGCTGCCTTGCGAATCAGGCTGCGACCACCATCGCACCCAACGAGATACTCCGCTCGAAGCGACCGACCGTCGGAGAGCGCGACATCGACGCCGGTATCGTCCTGCGCGAAGCCCGTCACCTCACGTTCGCGATAGATCGGCACCGCCAGCTCACCGACCCACTCGGCCAGGAGGCGCTCGGTATGGTTCTGCCACAGCCCAAGGACGTAGTTGTGCCGGGCAGGAAAGTCGGTGATGTCCAGGGACACGTGAAAGCGCACACAGGGATGTTTCTGTCCCTGCGAGACGAATCGATCGGCGATTCCGCGCTGGTCGAGGACCTCGAGGGTGCGCGCATGCAGGCCTGCCGCCCGCGAGCCAACGAGATCCTGGCTGGCGCGCCGCTCGACAATGGCGACATCCACCCCGGCCAACGCCAATTCGCCCGCCAGCATCAGCCCCGTCGGACCGCCCCCGGCGATCACCACTGCATGTTTATCCTTCGTCAAAAACGCATTCATGTCGTTCCTCCCATTCCAGAAGGTTCCGACTCTACGTCATGATCCGGGGCTTGCCGCAAGCCCCCCGGTGGGCTATATCTTAAGAATGGGGAGAGAAATTACTCTCACTCTCCTCTTGCGCAGCCGCGGACAGCATTTTTATCCCCCTCCACAGAATCGTCATCCTGAGCGTAGCGTCCCGGCTTTTGGGGACGCGAAGTCGAAGGACCCCGAGGGTTTGCAGCCCTGCCCATACCCTTCGCACCTTTTCTACCTCCAACGCTCGAGCCCGGACCTTCGTGCTGGAAAAGGTCCCAACCTCCTGGGCAAGATCAAGCCCCTCGGGGTCCTTCGACTCCGCACCTCGCAAAAGCGCGAGGTGCTTCGCTCAGGATGACGATCCTGTGGAGGGGGTTGGAAGGGAGCATCTAGCGTTTACGCTAGTTCACTTCCCGGCCCCAGCACCCGTTCATAGACCGCTGCCGTAGCCTCATCGAAACAGCAGAACTCGACGCGCTCCACCCCACACTCATCTGCCAGGTCGCGACACACCCGCACGGCGATCTCCGCAGCCGGCTCTTTGGGGTAGCCGTAGATCCCGGTCGAGACCGCCGGAAACGCCATCGTCTTTACCCCTTTCTCCCGAGCCAGTTCCAGGCAACGCCGGTAGCAGCTCGCCAGCTTCTCCGGCTCTTCGCGCTCTCCCCCGTTCCAAACCGGCCCGACGGCGTGAAAGATCCAGCGTGCGGGCAGCCGAAACCCCGGTGTCGCCTTGGCATCCCCGGTCTTGCAGCCGTGCAGCTTTCGGCAGGCCTCCACCAGCTCCGTCCCGGCGGCACGGTGAATCGCCCCGTCCACGCCACCTCCTCCAAGCAGCGAACTGTTGGCAGCATTGACGATAGCCTCCACCTGAAGCCTGGCAATGTCGCCCCGCACTACTTTCAACTCCGCCATCGCATCCCCCTTGCGCAACGCCTCTCAGATGCATCAGAATACCCAGCGCGCCGCTTCTCGGCTTCCCGCTGTACGCTTATTTCCCGACTGAAACTTAACGTAGCTTTCATTTTTGGGCTCAATCTGAGGTCTAGGCTGGAACCAACCAGCATCTATCTTCGATTGAACTCCGCAAGGCGAACCCATTATGGCAACTCCAGTATCTGACCCATCTGTTCTCGCCGCCACCTCCCCGCAAGGCTCCTTGCTCGACAGCAAGCTCGCGCACTCTTCCCCTGGAAAATGGGGCGCAATCGCCTTCGGCATCATGCTGCTCATCGGCCTGATCTACATCGGGACCCATCTGAGCGCGGACCTCTCCGTCGTCCACTCTGCCTCGGTGTTCCCTTTCATCCTGCTGGGCATCGCGCTCTTCATCGCGCTGGGCTTCGAGTTCGTAAACGGCTTCCACGACACAGCGAACGCCGTCGCAACCTGCATCTATACGCACTCGCTTGAGCCTCATATCGCCGTGGTTTACTCCGGCATCATGAACTTCATCGGCGTGCTTCTGAGCTCCGGTACCGTGGCCTACGCCATCGTCACCCTGCTCCCCGTCGAACTGATCCTCAGGGTCAGCAGGGGTTCGGGCTTCGCGATGGTCTTCGCCCTCCTGGTTGCCGCCATCCTCTGGAACCTCGCCACCTGGTGGAGAGGCCTGCCCGCCTCCAGCTCGCACACCATGATCGGCTCGGTCATCGGCGTCGGCGTTGCCAACCAGCTCATTCATGGCCGGTCGGGCGTCAGCGGCGTCGATATGGATCAGGTCATCAAGGTCTTCAAGGCCCTCCTGGTCTCCCCCCTCGTGGGCTTCGGCATGGCCGCCCTGCTCTTCTTCTTCTTCAAGCTGGTCGCTCGTGACCCACGCCTCTACAAGGCTCCCGAAGGCACTGCGCCGCCACCGTTCTACATTCGCGCCCTGCTCGTCCTTACCTGCGGTGGCGTCAGCTACTTCCACGGATCGAACGACGGACAGAAGGGCATGGGCCTCATCATGCTCATCCTCGTCGGTACCGTCCCCACGGCCTACGCGCTCAACCACACCGTCGGCCGGAGCGAGGTTCAGACCTTCGCCGCCGTCTCCACGCAGGTAGCCGGAGCGCTGCACAACTATGTAGATCCGACCGCGACGGTCGGCGACACGGGAGCTGAACTCGAGCGCTTCGTCTCCGACCACAAGTACCAGCCGCAGACCATGCTCGCCCTCGAGCAGATGGTCACCGACATCCGCAACGAAGCCACCAACTACGGTTCGCTGGGCAACGTCCCCGCCGGGATGCAGGCCAACGTCCGTAACCAGATGTACCTCACCAGCGCGGCTATCACCCTGCTACCCAAGTTCGGTCCCAAGCTCTCGGATAACGACACCAAGGTCATCACCAACTACAAGGCCTTCCTCGACAAGTCGACCAAGTTCATCCCCACCTGGGTGAAGGTCGCAGTTGCCTTGGCCCTGGGTATGGGCACCATGATCGGCTGGAAGCGCATCGTCGTCACCGTCGGCGAGAAGATCGGCAAGACGCACCTGACCTACGCTCAGGGCGCCTCCGCTGAAATCACCGCGATGATCACCATCTGGCTTGCCGATACCTACGGGGCCCCGGTAAGTACCACCCACGTGCTTAGCTCCGGCATCGCCGGAACGATGGCCTCCAGCGGCAGCGGCCTGCAGATGTCGACGGTCCGTGACATCGCCCTGGCATGGGTCTTCACCCTCCCCGCAGCGGCACTGCTCTCCGGTTGCCTGTTCTTCGTCTTCAACAAGATCGCCGGTTAGTTCTCCCCTTATCAACAGATCACGGCAGCTTCGGCTGCCGTGATCTGTTTAAGCAGCATCTCAGTTGTAAGTACCGATCGTGCCGCAACGATACTGCCGATGCGTATGGGCGGGATCGAGTCCGAAGGCGATTGCACCATCAAACACCTGCGCCCCAACCCAACGCGATACTATTGCGGATGATGCACGCAGTAAATCCGGAGGTTGAATGACGACGCAGTACGACTATGGCCGGCGTGGACCGGGAATGTTCTCTGGCCTGGTATTGGCACTCGTACTCGGCGCGGTGGTGCTTGGAATGTTCGTCCACCACGCACGTCAGGGCTTCCCCGGCAAACTGGCGTCGATGATCACCGGAAGGCCGCTGAATGTAGTCTCCGCGCCCATGGTGATCGAGAAAGTGCAGCGGCTGAGCCGCCTGGAGAGTGTCGTCTACTCGCTGGACACCGTTGTTGAAGGCGATAAATCAAGCCCGGTCCTCCCCGACGCACTCGCCGGAGACCGCATCCTTATGATCGTGCATGGACAGACGATCGCCGGTGTCGACATGAGCCAGATGAAGCCCGAGGACGTACAAATCACCGAAGGCGCAGGCGACCGTTCGATCAAGCTCACACTCCCGCCCTCGCAGGTCTTTCTTACCACCATCGACAACGCGCATACACGCGTCTATGCACGCGACACAGGCCTGTTCGTCGCCGCGGACCCCAATCTCGAAAGCCAGACACGGGCCAAGGCACAGCAGCAGTTGCAGACGGCGGCCCTCTCCGACGGAATCCTCGACGCCGCGTCGAAAAACGCGCGGTCAACCGTAACAGCCATGCTCGAAGGCCTCGGCTTCGAGCACGTCGAGGTGAAGTAGCGCGTGAGAATCTCCAAGTCAGCGGCGCGGTCCACTGAAACCGCGCCGCGAGCCCCCGAAACTTTGCTTGGCGCAAAATCGTACCACCCACATCCTGCGGGATGCATCGCATGACACAGCTAGCCTCGGCCCCGACCGCTTCCACCGCCTTCCCACCCGCTCCGACCTCGACAGGAGAAGCAGCCGCAGCTCTGCAACCCGCTCCCGTACGCAGCGAACGCAAGCCTCCCCTGCCCGCGCTTACAGGCCTCCGCACGCTGCTGGCGCTGACCATTCTGCTCTTCCACTTCACGCCGGCGGGACTGCGCTGGGAGGCCCATCCCTGGCTCTCGCTTTACCCGTTGATCGATATCGGCTACGTCTTCGTCAGCTTCTTCTTTCTGATCTCGGGATTCATCCTCTCCTACAACTACGCGGACCGGCCCGCGCCGCTGAATCCCCTTGATTTCTGGATGGCCCGTTTCTCGCGGCTCTATCCGGTCTACGTGCTGACGCTCATCGTCTCCATCCCCATGCTCATCGCGGAGTGGCACGTCCGCTCGCACACGCAGTTCTATGAAGGCGTCGTGCTGACGCCGCTGCTGCTGCAGGGCTGCTTTCCCCGGCTGGCCACGTTCTGGAATACCGTCACCTGGACCCTCTCCTGCGAGGTGATGCTTTATCTCGCCTTTCCCTGGCTGATGCGGCTGCGCTGGCCACGGAGCTGGGGCAAGCTTCTGGTGATGCTCACCATTCTGTGGGTGGTCGGAATGATTCCGCACTCGATCTACGTGCTGCACGACCCCGATCATCTCGGCCATATGGCCGACCGCTACAGCGACGGCTTCTGGATCAACACCCTGAAGTACACGCCGCTGCCCTACGTCTGCACCTTCCTCGCGGGGCTGACCCTTGGGCGCCTGCATGAGGCAGCAAAGCTTGGCGTTCGCGGACGCATGATCGTCGGACTGTGCGGCTTCGCGGCAGCCTGGTTTGTGACCTATCATCTGGCGACGCGGCTGCCCTACATCATGATCCACGGCGGCCTGCTGACCCCGATCTTCGGAGCCATCATCCTCGGGCTCTCCGGCCCCAGCCCCCTGGCCCGCGTGTTCTCCATTCGACCCCTGGTAGCCATCGGCACTTCGACCTACTGCCTCTACCTGCTGCACTTCAACGTGTTCATCCTGCTTCACCAGAACCATGTGCCGGAGAAATTGCATGTAGCGAGATTCGATCCGTGGATCTCGTATGTGTTCGTCGTACTTCTGGCCATGTCGGTGAGGAGATTTGTGGAGCACCCAGCACAGTTGGCCATCGGAGCCTGGTGGAAGCAAAAACGGGCAGCCCAAAAAGAGCGCGCGGCGGCAATAGTCTAGGACCTGTCACCAAATGGCTCTTGAGTAAAACCAAACTGCAAGCAGTCTGCTAGGGCACTGTTTCGTTAAGGGCATGGCTTCAGCCAAGCCATAAAATGCATGTATGCGCGTTTGGATTGTCCTGTGTTTCCTTCTACTGTTCCGCACGCCGGTTCCGGCGCAGCAGCGGCTCATCTATGACGATGATTGCTCGCAGGACGTCGATTGCGTAGCCACGCTGCCCATTCTGCACACCCTCGCCGACCGCGGTGAGATCAAGATCCTCGCCATGGTCGCCGATTCGGCCAACCCTCTTTCGGCCCCTACGCTCAAGCTCTTCGCCAACTACGCTGGCCATCCGCAGATGCCCGTCGGCGCGAACCAGGGTAACGATCCCTCCAACGTACTGTGCAGGAAGAACGCCTGTAACGAGAGCCAATGGACGGAGAAGCTGGTCGCACGCTTTGATCCCGGCGACACGCGCATTCACTATCCCGACTGTGTCGCGGTCTATCGCAGTGCGCTGGCAAAGCAGCCACCACACAGCGTGGCCATCGTAGCGACGGGATTTGCAACGTGCCTCAATCGCCTGTTAGCCAGCCCCGCCGATGCCATCAGTCCGCTGAGCGGAGCCGAACTCGTCAAGCAGAAGGTAAAGCTACTCTCGGTCATGGGAGGCAAGTATCCGTCGGGAACCGAGTGGAACTTCGAATGCGATGCCCCGGGCTTTCACGCGCTCTTTTCGCAGTGGACACGCCAGCACGGCTATCCGCCGGTCTACCTGAACGGCTTCGCGAACGGCCTCTACATCCTGGCCGGAGCTCCGGCCAAGGCCTCGCCTGCGGTCAATCCCACACGCTACGGCCTGCAGCTTGCCAAGACAGATCAGCGCCCCATGTGGGACATGCTCTCCGCGTTGTTCGCGGTACGAGGCCTGGCCTACCAGGGGACAACCTACTTCACGCAGAGCGCGCCGGGAACAGTGACGGTGGATGCCGCCACAGGCGCGGACCGATGGTCCACCGCCGTCGACTCCGGCCACTACGTGCTGACCAACGCGGCCTCGAACGAGACGTTCTCCGCGCTCTTCGACGGCTATGCCCACACGACGGGCTTTCTCGCAAAAGAACCGGCGCGAACAGACAAGTAATCGCCTGTTCTACGCAGTTACCAGCGAGCCCAGCTTTTCGCCCTTCACCACGCGGGCGATGTTGCCCTTCTCGCGCATGCTGAAGATGATCATCGGCAGGTTATTGTCCTTGCACAGGGACACCGCAGTCGTATCCATGACCTTGAGTCCCAGCTTGAGAATGTCCATGTAGGTAATCTGCTCGAACTTGACGGCGTCGGCGTCTATCTTGGGGTCGGCGGTATAGATGCCATCGACACTGGTGGCCTTGAGCAGGACCTCGGCGCCGATCTCCATCGCGCGCAGGCTGGCTGCGGTGTCGGTGGAGAAGTAGGGGTTGCCGGTGCCTGCGGCAAAGATGATGACGCGGCCCTTTTCGAGGTGCCGAATGGCGCGGCGGCGGATATAGGGCTCGGCGACCTGGTGCATCGCAATAGCGGACATCACCCGGCAGAACAGGCCCGTCTTCTCAATGGCGTCCTGTAAGGCGATGGCATTGATGACCGTAGAGAGCATGCCCATATGATCGGCAGCGACACGATCCATGTGAACGGCCTGTTCGGCGACGCCGCGGAAGAAGTTGCCGCCGCCGACGACAATCGCGATCTCACAGCCACTGCGGGCAACCTCGGCGATCTCATTCGCGATTGCGCTTACAAAGACAGCGTCGACGCCAAAACCACGGCCGGCGGCCAGGGCTTCTCCGGATAGCTTGAGGAGGATTCTCTTATACATTCTGTTACAAAGTGTACTAGGCCTGTCATCCATTCGTTACATGCGGCAATAATCGTTTTTAGTCCCTCCGCACTGCTCCGAACCCGGATGGGCTTTGCGGTGTCTAAACCAGGAATCCAGTCTGCGAGGTGGGGATGCGCCGGGTAAAGCGGATGGTCCAAGGGTGCCTCCTTACGCTGTTGTTGATCTTCCTTGCTCTTTGCACGGCAGGCGAGATCCGCCAACGTATTCTCGTGCATCGAGCCGCATCGTTGCTCTCAGACATACACTCGTTGCGCCTCCACCAAAGCAATTGGAACGATGCGCAGCGGTTCATAGCGCACTGGGGACGTTGGGGCCACTATGACGGCACATGTACGCCTGAAGACTGCCTGTACGTCATTACGCTGCACGACCTGACAGCACAAATCAATAACAACGCCGTTGAGTGGCCGTCGCGAACGACGTATTTCCTCTCTGCCTTTAGACTCCTGCCTAGGCAATGGGGAGGTGGTTTACGCCTGATGCAGGCGATGTTCTTAGTCCAGAACGGGATCGTTGTGCGATCGGGAGTCTGGATTGATATGACGCAATCGCCCTTCGCGAAGGGCGCGCAACCGGTGTGCTGTGGCGCTGAGCTCATCATGAGTGTCCGAAGCCAGGCTTCCCTTGGTATGCCGGAAGGGAAGCAGGAGGAACAGCGGAGCCATCACCCCGACTACACCACGTGGAGACCGGGAGGCTGCACGTTTTGCCTTATGGGAAGAGCGACTTACGCGGATAGCATGCCTTCTGAAGACGTAGCCAAAATAAGCGATTTTCAATTGTCCTGCGCTACCCGCTGGAGTTCCTGCCTTACCCTAGAGGAGCTTGACCCCGCCGCTCATTCCTGGCATCTGTACGAATCTCCCTGGGGAGACCCGCCGAAAAAACCCAGCTCTCAACAGATGCCGGTAGGATGTGCCCTGCCGCTGTATGCCCTGGGTCGGGATGCGAGCCGAATTGTGTCGGTCGAAGCGTTGGAAGATGGCGTAAGTCTTGGCAAGGACTCCGACGGTATCGAGTATGAAAGTTCACGAGTAAGGGTAATAGCCGGGCTCAAAGGAGATTCGCCATGGAGAAGTAATTCCATCCAGAAAGTTCTTTCTTCGGGAGCCCCCTTTGACGGCAAGCTGCGCAAGCCAGCCCATCTGGTGAAGACTCGGCGCTATCTCTTGATATTAGGGAAGGAAGATGACGTTCCTCGCGATAAGGTGGTGCTCGGAATCTGCGGAATTGCCGGGGAAGATGCGGCCAGCGATCAAGAGGTCAGGCGAGGAGTGGTCATGGACGATCAGCTCAAAGGGTTTGAGCCCATAGTCTCGTTTGGAGGCTTTGCGAGACGCCGGCTGGAGCCATGGGATCAATAAAGAGGGCCTTTGCACCGTTATCGGATAACGGCAGGCCCGGCATAAGATATTGCGGCTTAGATGGGTGCCTGTCTCTACCCTTTTATTCTCCATCTGCA encodes:
- a CDS encoding cation:proton antiporter encodes the protein MTAPDLVSQLLLPVLQVAAILCVTSLCGYALQRLRQPRVVGEIAGGLLLGPLAFGHLFPATFAALFPATHLQALETVSNIGLVLFLFLSGAELDLATIRGNRRSTLAILLGNVGLPFALGAAVSPMLRARFGRPHVSPLGFLLFTGIAMSITALPVLARIIEERKSTRLRIDPSTATTALICAATNDLLAWSLLALALNLTHSQQPDHNLAATGLRLLALLAYLAVMLLLVRPLAKRLLVRSSSPRIAFWLPGAVAFAFLSARITEALGVHAFFGAFLAGICIPLTSSDAAPLEQAFRKTFRPITWIALPVFFAMTGLRMQPGTFSLGSMEWFALILVLAVTGKIGGAIFAARATGMQWKMSTQIGILLNTRGLVELIVLNVGYKEGVLTPLLFTLFVLMALVTTAMTVPLLDLSERWGGNDRPLEAFDDALHHSRRSKPSR
- a CDS encoding FAD-dependent monooxygenase, which gives rise to MNAFLTKDKHAVVIAGGGPTGLMLAGELALAGVDVAIVERRASQDLVGSRAAGLHARTLEVLDQRGIADRFVSQGQKHPCVRFHVSLDITDFPARHNYVLGLWQNHTERLLAEWVGELAVPIYREREVTGFAQDDTGVDVALSDGRSLRAEYLVGCDGGRSLIRKAAGIEFPGWDPTTSWLLAEARMAAEPKWGFHEDAVGTHAIGKGEGGTVRVVLVEPQLRLDNEPTLRDVSEALIAVYGTDYGIHSPVSVSRFTDMTRQAAAYRDRRVLLAGDAAHVHPPMGGQGLNIGVQDAVNLGWKLAQVVKRTSPEELLDTYYAERHPVAARVLLNTMAQSALRCSDDRTKALGTIVSELLGTEESRRRVVAEMSGLGVRYDLGEGHPLLGRRMPDLDLVTADGPRRVFTLLHKARPVLLNLGEPGGFDLTLWTDRVQMVDAKYVGAWELPAIGVVTAPAAVLVRPDGYVGWVGEGTLVGLADALTRWFGSPAVV
- a CDS encoding O-acetyl-ADP-ribose deacetylase is translated as MAELKVVRGDIARLQVEAIVNAANSSLLGGGGVDGAIHRAAGTELVEACRKLHGCKTGDAKATPGFRLPARWIFHAVGPVWNGGEREEPEKLASCYRRCLELAREKGVKTMAFPAVSTGIYGYPKEPAAEIAVRVCRDLADECGVERVEFCCFDEATAAVYERVLGPGSELA
- a CDS encoding inorganic phosphate transporter, with the protein product MATPVSDPSVLAATSPQGSLLDSKLAHSSPGKWGAIAFGIMLLIGLIYIGTHLSADLSVVHSASVFPFILLGIALFIALGFEFVNGFHDTANAVATCIYTHSLEPHIAVVYSGIMNFIGVLLSSGTVAYAIVTLLPVELILRVSRGSGFAMVFALLVAAILWNLATWWRGLPASSSHTMIGSVIGVGVANQLIHGRSGVSGVDMDQVIKVFKALLVSPLVGFGMAALLFFFFKLVARDPRLYKAPEGTAPPPFYIRALLVLTCGGVSYFHGSNDGQKGMGLIMLILVGTVPTAYALNHTVGRSEVQTFAAVSTQVAGALHNYVDPTATVGDTGAELERFVSDHKYQPQTMLALEQMVTDIRNEATNYGSLGNVPAGMQANVRNQMYLTSAAITLLPKFGPKLSDNDTKVITNYKAFLDKSTKFIPTWVKVAVALALGMGTMIGWKRIVVTVGEKIGKTHLTYAQGASAEITAMITIWLADTYGAPVSTTHVLSSGIAGTMASSGSGLQMSTVRDIALAWVFTLPAAALLSGCLFFVFNKIAG
- a CDS encoding DUF4230 domain-containing protein, yielding MTTQYDYGRRGPGMFSGLVLALVLGAVVLGMFVHHARQGFPGKLASMITGRPLNVVSAPMVIEKVQRLSRLESVVYSLDTVVEGDKSSPVLPDALAGDRILMIVHGQTIAGVDMSQMKPEDVQITEGAGDRSIKLTLPPSQVFLTTIDNAHTRVYARDTGLFVAADPNLESQTRAKAQQQLQTAALSDGILDAASKNARSTVTAMLEGLGFEHVEVK
- a CDS encoding acyltransferase family protein is translated as MTQLASAPTASTAFPPAPTSTGEAAAALQPAPVRSERKPPLPALTGLRTLLALTILLFHFTPAGLRWEAHPWLSLYPLIDIGYVFVSFFFLISGFILSYNYADRPAPLNPLDFWMARFSRLYPVYVLTLIVSIPMLIAEWHVRSHTQFYEGVVLTPLLLQGCFPRLATFWNTVTWTLSCEVMLYLAFPWLMRLRWPRSWGKLLVMLTILWVVGMIPHSIYVLHDPDHLGHMADRYSDGFWINTLKYTPLPYVCTFLAGLTLGRLHEAAKLGVRGRMIVGLCGFAAAWFVTYHLATRLPYIMIHGGLLTPIFGAIILGLSGPSPLARVFSIRPLVAIGTSTYCLYLLHFNVFILLHQNHVPEKLHVARFDPWISYVFVVLLAMSVRRFVEHPAQLAIGAWWKQKRAAQKERAAAIV
- a CDS encoding nucleoside hydrolase — its product is MRVWIVLCFLLLFRTPVPAQQRLIYDDDCSQDVDCVATLPILHTLADRGEIKILAMVADSANPLSAPTLKLFANYAGHPQMPVGANQGNDPSNVLCRKNACNESQWTEKLVARFDPGDTRIHYPDCVAVYRSALAKQPPHSVAIVATGFATCLNRLLASPADAISPLSGAELVKQKVKLLSVMGGKYPSGTEWNFECDAPGFHALFSQWTRQHGYPPVYLNGFANGLYILAGAPAKASPAVNPTRYGLQLAKTDQRPMWDMLSALFAVRGLAYQGTTYFTQSAPGTVTVDAATGADRWSTAVDSGHYVLTNAASNETFSALFDGYAHTTGFLAKEPARTDK
- the pyrH gene encoding UMP kinase, coding for MYKRILLKLSGEALAAGRGFGVDAVFVSAIANEIAEVARSGCEIAIVVGGGNFFRGVAEQAVHMDRVAADHMGMLSTVINAIALQDAIEKTGLFCRVMSAIAMHQVAEPYIRRRAIRHLEKGRVIIFAAGTGNPYFSTDTAASLRAMEIGAEVLLKATSVDGIYTADPKIDADAVKFEQITYMDILKLGLKVMDTTAVSLCKDNNLPMIIFSMREKGNIARVVKGEKLGSLVTA